TCTAATACGGGGTCCAGTGTGACATTTAAATTCCCCCCCAGtattagggtgccttccagaccaGGTTAAATTTTAACCTAAAGATGCAACAGAGGTATCTAGCAGCAATTTATGCAGTCTCACCATAAAAGTAATTCGCCCCTTCAGCTGACCCAAAAGAACTTGTTGAAAATGAAGCCTGGGAAGATAGTTGTCAGCCAACAGTTATCTCATGTCTAGCAGCAACTGAATGTAACAAAATAATCCTGGGGTGGATGTATTGATTTTCTCTTATCAATAAATTATGTAAACATCCCTAATCTTGACTCTTATCTCTAATTTACTAGGTTTAAAAATGTACGAACACAACATTTTCAAGATAATCCTGATATTCCTCACTGTCGCTGTGTACATTGTAATGGTGGCGTTTAATGCTGGAGCTGGCTCTGGATTAATGAAAGGTAAAAAGATATGTgttataactacagtgtaattattATCATAAAATAATCCCTGTCCATTATACCGGATCTCTGCCATGGATTAAAAAATCCTGTCTTCTATTTTTTGTATTATTGtatttagcaaacacaatgttgcTGGTGTTTTTTGGTAAAAATGTTTTTGTCTCATGCTCACGAGACATATTAAGAGGTCATAGGCAATCTCTGTGCCACCACATGGTGCCAACATACATCAACATATTATAGAGGTATACCTCCATATTACAGCATCCAATGGAacattatttttttctcattgatttttttttttctcattgatcGAAGAGGAAAAAACATCTGTATTCCACTGTATGAAATCAGAGATACAAGCGATAAAGTATGGGCGCATAGATTTCTATGAATGCCGTATTATGGCGTCATGCAACTCAAAACTTGTACAAAGCTGTAGTACAATCGCCTGCATGAAACCTTACAGTGTGGAAAATCAAACAATTTCACTCCAGTATGTTGTTGCTCCTGAGCAGAGAGTGGCTCCTTGCTAGGACCGGGACAGAGACgttaggggcttctcctggagtggaatccccagtcacagcatcggcaacgctgtggatggggattccgcttcaggagttgcccctgatgtcactgtgtccatatatgtacagagacatcaagtgctctgtacaggagcggaatccccggccacagggggattctgctcttaCAGGGAGATGCAGTGGCTCTATCTAAAGGAAGGGgcggtgccatctacaagggggctgtgtggcactatctacaaggggctgtgtggcactatctacaggggcttctgtggcactacctacaaggtggaatctgtgagtggcaggctgatggtcattttactgtgagtgggggttgatagtcttcaagtggtttccacctctgacctccaattgaaattaataggaggcagaaaatacctgcggcgctcgcttGGTGCTCTTTTGCCTGcgttttttgcattagcttcaacggcttaaaaaaacagcaaaaaaaaacctttaaataacgctgtcaaaatctgccttacaaaaaatgctgtgtgaacataccctaaggccttattcacacggacgtggtaTACACGcgtatcgcacggacctatgttaatgaatggggacattcagacagTCGCTGATTTTCAcggagcgtatgtgcgctgcgtgaaactcacgacatgtcctatatttgcccgtgtttcgcgctgcacgcatccattgaagtcaatgggtgcgtgcaaatcgcgctcggcacacggaagcacttctgggtgccacgcgtgattcgcgcaacagtagtaaaatctatgaatgaaaacagaagaacaccacgtgcttttctgtttgtaaacataaaaccagagtgtcatcatgatgccggcgaaaatcacgcagccgcgcaccatatgctgatgacacacggaccttttgcacgcgtaaaacgcagcatttttgcgcgcgcaaaatggacacatccgtgtgaataaggcctaagagtgtagtgcttatttttagccattttctgtctttctggaaacaatttttggtaggggtgccctgaggaaatattttttttccagtggtgcctcgagtccgaaaaggttgggaaactctgtactacgctacaggatcacgccggcctacgcaaggatcccgttgtggagcagctcagattgtcatgggaacggggcctaggccttttgtttgggggcactgtttacaagggggaggtgaggggctgtaagGCATTGTCTACATGGTGGAGGTGgggagatgtatggcactgtctacagggaggcggtagggcattatggcactgtctacagggaggaggtgggggggtgtatggcactgtctacagggatctgcatggcacaatctacagggggggcactatctacaaggggggttgtgtgtggcagtcaggggagtgggcattatactgtgtgggggccactaagcggacattatactgtgtaggggcattacagggggcaatatactgtgtgtggcacttagggggcataatactgtgtgggcacaattagaggacaaaatactgtgttcttgaaggggttataatatattatattattaaatattatactgtatgggggcattatactgtgtggggccactatatagggcattatacttttttatgggccattttttttatgatggggtggggcgccgaaagataattttctacggggcaccatctatcctaaggccggccctgcatacaTGTAAATAGCTGGGAAAGTGCAGTAGTTATGACCCGCGGACAATGTGGTTACGTGATTATGAAGAATGTGTGGAAAATCGAGCAATTTCACTCCAGTATGTTGTTGTTCCTGAGCAGACAGTGGCTCCTTgctttgaccggggattccactcaaggagaagcccctgacgtctttgtccataaatggacagagacgtcaggggcttctcctggagtttgTTTGCCCGGccacagtgtcggcaacgctgtgtacGGGCATTCCGCTTCTAGAGTTGCTCCTGatgttgctgtgtccatatatatacagagacatcaagtgcttcgtccaggagcggaatccccggccacaggggaatTCCGCTCTTTCAAAGAGATGTGGTTACATTattatgaagaaaaaaataaaaataagcataTGACCTTTTCACGTGGATTTAGGGCATGCTGGGgtatttttgagccatttttacCTTATATAAGTTGCTGTGTGTGAATCATGCCTCAGATTTTGTCAATGAAGGGAGGTGTAGATTTGGGACACTCCTCTGAAGCTCCATAGTAACGTGGTGATTTTTGAAATCAGGGACAATCTTCAGTCTATCATCTTACTTCATTCTTACAGAATAGGGACAATATATGGAAATGACTATGACAAGACTGTTATTTCTACAGATATATTCTTACAGAGAGTGGGAAATATCTCCGATAAATTCAGAACTGACTTCACACCATCTGGATGGACATTTATGATCTGGAATGTGATTTTTGCTTGGCAGTTTCTTTGGCTCGGTTACGTCCTTTCTGGGATTTGTAGAAGGTAAGAATTAAtagatgaatacctatacgagtatagaccattggcatgcgccaaacaataatgcgtccacacaaatcataaagcaaatatcaatacctataccagactgtgaagactactagtatatccagaaaatgaaacacacatagcacaagtcatgtaccatgacaatataaaataaactttattgaaatatacataacacattggccatcaaaatataaaaacaatatagcacacagttaaaaaggagagtatggaggagctgcgtgaataatccaatatatatgctaccatactataaacatcctgtgatgtggtaacaaatgcagatatctatagaaaagataatcatatagatcaagtatttggacaacagaagcacataaatatatttagcacctaacaaagagcacacaattgtgcatgcatataagagtatacagctaaagctccaagttgcacccaaaacaaagaccatgctttataaatagaggatattgcacaaacccatggactgcatgataggaagcacgcaggaacactccacactgaccgcccccgacgcacgtttcgccgtcagctttctcaagtcattttctggatatactagtagtcttcgcagtctggtataggtattaagAATTAATAGATGACTACAAAAGTGCACGATGTTTCCTATCATGTGAAGCTCTTAATGTGTCCCCCCTAAAATCCCTGTTTCTAAACCAGATAGCATGGGTTGAAAAATCTCTCATGTATGGTTGATTTACTACCTGCTCTTTACATGGTCTAAGACATACACAGTGCTTAACAGTCAAATGAATGGGatacagctgcaataccagacccagcCTTTGGACAAgaatggcactgtttctggaagaaaatagcttatttttttttgcaaatctcatacaacccctttaagcctccaAAATCACTGGTAGCGCGAGAGAAATATGTGAGTCTATTCATTGTAAAATGCTGTGCACCTCCAAAACCACACATCATGATCATAGATGACCAAGGTAAATGCAATAGTAGACCCTGGCTACATTCTGTCATATGAGGCCTCACCTCTGCCTGGTAATACATCCCTGTCTCTCCGCTGCCAGACCACTGTATGACTAGTCAGATCCAGACAGGTCTGTAGAAATATTTGGTGACAACCCCTATGGGAACTGTAATGGCTGCCATATTGGTAGTTGCTGTTTACAAAAGCAGGTATTTTACTAAGACACATCTAAATCATGTGTTTAACCTGAGAGAAGAGCCCGACTCAAGAATTTAAATTCACAGATGATTTATTTTTACAACATCCATGTTAGCACTTTGTATGGCCCCTGGTAACTCAATAACATATTAAGACTCAACATTTTGTGCCGATTAATTTCTTTATAGCGGAGCTCCGTTTTTCTCATAtgcagctccaaatctcctgatagagggagcataggagcttactgcatagtgTATTATTatcgagttcaatgtataaaatgTAAAGATGAGTAAATTTCCCGAAATTTGatttggtccgaataaatttgccgCAAATCGCAAGCGCCCCAATTGCCCTGTCTGActaatgtcttctaggactgtatccaagttggatacagtcctagaatacATCATATAGCCAAACAGGGCAATCGGGAACTTGTTATTCAATCCCCCTCTGGTCTTCCATAGTAATGCTACCGCTGCAGccagtttgttttattttttgtttttttttaatttcctcttctcccctcctttTTTTTCCTAATCTCTAATCTTGACTATGTATGCGCCGCAAACCCCGAAAGTTTCAGATTTAGGCGAATCCGAAACTTTTGAGAAATTCGGACCAAATTTAATTTGTGCCGAAtgggtttgctcatctctaataaacagtatgtagtaagctccccctagtggtgactctaGGAAATTAACATTTTATAATTGAACACTGTTTTTGCAGGAGGTTTGGAGCtgaaacaaaaatatattaagaaaattatcaacacagaattttggacctatttaaataaaaaaattaaaaatggtgttcaagggtggacaATGATTTAAGTGtcaaatcttgaatcatgaaaagGCTGTATAGTCACTTTCCGTCACTATTGTACATTACTGTCTATAATTTTTTGATATTTCCCTCTATAAATTACTTATGTTCTCTTTCTACCTTAGGAGCGAGCTTGGTTGGCTGTATTTGAAACCAGACGTTTTTCCGATCTCCTTCTACATTGTATGGATTTTGAATAACATTTTTAATGTAGGATGGCTCTTCCTGTGGGACCGAGAGTAAGTTACAGCTACAATAAGACCTGGTTATTATTACAGTAAATGTATATTGCCTTCGATAGATACAGACATGTTAGTAATATGATCAACTGGCCTCACCCAGGAAATTCATTGAAACCTGACCCGCATCTGTATATGGTCTATACACTGTGCCAGACTATTGCTATTGTTCTTCAGgctaacttatttttttacagcgacaGTGCTGCAAATATGTTCTCTAACCGTACATtctcgtttttattttatttgacccCTGTAGTaactgttacagtatggtttctacattgtagcagtactCGCTGTTTTATCCATATATCAATTTCCCCACCCCAGGAAATATAAGCCATATGTTAATTTGTTTTCCTACCAAGGTGCACACAGTCATTATTTTATATATGTTTACATATATTTCTTTATATGTTTAATGTagtgtttatttgtttatttgtattAATAGATTTCTGATTCCTGCCTTGGTATTTCTGGGTGTCATTGCTTTGACAAACTACATAGTACTCTTTATTTCCTACCGAGCACTATACCTTCATGGAGAATGGTTTCAGAGACAAAGACGAGTGGACTTGTGGCTTATTCGAATCTTTGTAAGTTGTGCaagaaatctattttttttttcaaatactttAAACAAACTTAAATATATTTTCCTAATACAAATAGATACTATTCTTCTTTTATGGgatgcacagaaaaataaaaaaaacattcagagACGAAAAAACTAAGGGTCATTGAGAACCTCTTTAGGTGGGGAGGACAGTGCCAGAGCAAAATTTTTAGTGACCCCAAAATATTTTTCCGAAGTTGTATGTGTgggagagagggagggggggggggggtctatgtaatatatagaaaaGTTTTGTACATTCTGCAGTACTGTTTTAGGGGTTATTGGAAAGTAAAGCTAAACCAAGGCCTAATACTCCAAGGTAAcgcatttattaaaaaataaacccaGTACGCCTCCAGTGATGCATCATTACTACTATTCTTCTATCAAACCTTTGTGTCTTACAGGCGCAGAATGGAATAGCTGTCTATGCAACTTGGACCAGTATAGCATGTCTACTAAACTTTTCAGTGGCTTTGACATACAATGGCAGCATTCCCAATAGCATCTCCACTACAGTATCCCTATCTATCCTGGCTTTTGAAGTGGCTTTATGGTATGTTATTACAATACATAGATAACGTAAATTTGTGGTAGAAGAATCGTCTTCAGTAGACTTTTTcacaataatttaaaaaattgacAGATTCCAATCCCAATGTTGGCTTTTAATACACATCTCCCATTACAATGAGCCATAGGGCAAATCCTGCGGACTGGTGCAACTGCTATTAGGATTGTTAACACATTATAATGTTGTTTTAAGTCATTCCTTGCAAAATGCACAGCTTAGAGTACAGAAGAGGGGTGGAAAACAGGGCATAGCAAATCCCTCTGTTTGGTCACACCTCTCGTCATTCATTTAAATTTGTATGCTATACCGTCCGCagaagaaggaaaataaaagtggaaAGTCAAGGACAAGCATACGCCTACTCCTTCAGTCAGGGACAAgtgtatactactactatacaaagTGCAATATAGCCAATAATATTGCCGGATACCAGGTCTATACAGGTGGTTCTTACACCGTTGATTATACaagtgaatacagtactgatcaCAGGCAAAACtaacaattaaaggggtattcccatctttgacattcatggcatatccattgGGCTTACAGAAACTGTATACTTTGCTGTGCTATGTTGTTTCCATAATTCtctttgaagtgaatgggggtTACAGAAACCCCGTAGCACAGCATCCATCTGGATGCGGTGACTTGCAGCTGCCTAACCAGGCGGGGATGCGGTCAGAGTATCCATGTTCTCAAGTTAGGTGTGGGTGCCAGAGCTGAGACCCGaatctttcagacatttatgccaaatcctgtggatatgtcataaatgtctaagatggggatATTCCCTTAAATCCAATgattcacaggtgacgtcttctttgAATGGAGTtgtttgctttgctttttttcaACCTTCAGCCCAaacctctatgataacttctcctgATGCCTGCAAATACTACTGTATACGGCCAAAATAATAGCGCCTGATGACACAGATACCGTAGAACGCAGGGTTATAGCTAGAAAATGTTGGGCCCTATAGCGACCTTTTGAATGGTCCCTGTCCCCACCCAGAGCATTTACCACCACATGTGAAAGTTAGGGTGAGAGCGCATTTGTTGGCCGAGTCacagtaaaaaaacacaacttctGTATAAGTACAACTCCCAGTGTGACGTGACAATCGATTATCATTAGGTTACAATGGAAGTTGTAGCTTTACAGAACAGTTATCACAACTCTTGTGGAACTACAACATGATCTGACAAATTAAcatagcatgctgggagttgtagttctcccacACTATTAGCCACATAAGTAGAAAATGCAGAATGCGGCAGGGGAGAGAGTAACCCTAGACCAGATTCCAAAATAAATTTCGACCTCAGACCCCTTAATTACTCCAGACCTTAGACTAAACCAATTCAGAGCTCAAATCGgagcaaaaaaaatctgttcggACCCCAGATCTGATttcttagaccttattcacatcgCAGAGTGGTGTGCTAGAGGCTATATATTGTCGCCGTATAGCCTTCTGCACACCACTCTCCCCAGCAGTGCTCCATGCGGCTCTGTATTATAAGGTATTTTCCCATAGAAGTTAttcttctaggagagaatacctATGTAATGCAGCAtcggatggagcatgccacaattttttttctttctgatttATACTGTGTGCCTCCATATGAAGTCGAAgggatacagaggtacagtaataCTTGGCAGAAGTGTATGGGTGCCTTATTACAGCCTTGTACAACTTGGAGGTTGTACAGAGCTATATACGGTATTATGTGCATAAGGATCTTTGGGCTTCATACGGAATCTGACAAAGGAGAAATCATGGCATGCTCAATCAGATGCTATATTACACAGACATATTCTATCCTGGAATCATTGTGTCTGGGAGAAAattacagcataatacagtaccacacGTAGCCCCATATGATGTCACTTGTAGTGCCTAAGGCTCTGTAGTGCAGGCTGGAAGGGGCTCCCTAGGTCTCATTCAAGACATGACTGTACAAGCGGTTAAATGAATGTAGTCCTTTAGCATCTCATTAAGACCTTCTAATCTATTAAATAatttatcttaaagaggctctgtcaccagattttgcaacccctatctgctattgcagcagataggcgctgcaatgtagattacagtaacgtttttatttttaaaaaacgagcatttttggccaagttatgaccatttttgtagttatgcaaatgaggcttgcaaaagtccaagtgggtgtgtttaaaagtaaaagtccaactgggcgtgtattatgtgcgtacatcggggcgtttttaatacttttactagctgggcgttctgatgagaagtatcatccacttctcttcagaacgcccagcttctggcagtgcagacacagcgtgttctcgagagatcacgctgtgtcgtcactcacaggtcctgcatcgtgtcagacgagcgaggacaccggcaccagaggctacagttgattctgcagcagcatcagcgtttgcaggtaagtagcaacatcaacttacctgcaaacgccgatgctgctgcagaatcaaatgaagcctctggtgccgatgtgtcctcgctcgtccgacacgatgcaggacctgtgagtgacg
This genomic stretch from Rhinoderma darwinii isolate aRhiDar2 chromosome 4, aRhiDar2.hap1, whole genome shotgun sequence harbors:
- the LOC142761361 gene encoding uncharacterized protein LOC142761361, which codes for MYEHNIFKIILIFLTVAVYIVMVAFNAGAGSGLMKDIFLQRVGNISDKFRTDFTPSGWTFMIWNVIFAWQFLWLGYVLSGICRRSELGWLYLKPDVFPISFYIVWILNNIFNVGWLFLWDREFLIPALVFLGVIALTNYIVLFISYRALYLHGEWFQRQRRVDLWLIRIFAQNGIAVYATWTSIACLLNFSVALTYNGSIPNSISTTVSLSILAFEVALWFCLENFVFDNYVRYTLTVYPVVIVALSGALDKNFNEASPNGNNIYIAVLLAVACAAFFIRLVLVIWRHFKQPLYTKASSKASFPLE